Proteins from one Loktanella sp. M215 genomic window:
- a CDS encoding MOSC domain-containing protein has protein sequence MPALEKTEYLGRVTWLGRVPHRDAPEIAGEPLAAMALGFDGMTGEVHAGLTRASCSRVTTQYPKGTEIRNVRQVSIVSAEELAVIADKLGLEAVDPAWLGASVVVSGIGDFTHLPPSSRLQGPDGVTLCVDMLNQPCTLVARTIEAARPGHGKAFKAAAAGRRGVTAWVERPGTLRLGDTLVLHVPGQRVWRP, from the coding sequence ATGCCGGCGCTGGAAAAGACGGAGTATCTGGGGCGCGTGACATGGCTGGGTCGCGTGCCGCACCGGGATGCGCCCGAGATCGCAGGCGAGCCGCTGGCTGCGATGGCGCTGGGGTTCGACGGCATGACCGGCGAGGTGCATGCGGGTCTGACGCGGGCGTCCTGCAGCCGTGTGACGACGCAGTATCCCAAGGGGACCGAGATCCGGAACGTGCGGCAGGTCAGCATCGTGAGCGCGGAGGAGCTTGCGGTGATCGCCGACAAGCTGGGGCTGGAGGCGGTCGATCCGGCGTGGCTTGGTGCGTCTGTCGTGGTGAGCGGGATCGGTGATTTCACCCATCTGCCGCCGTCGTCGCGGCTGCAGGGGCCGGACGGTGTGACGCTTTGCGTCGACATGCTGAACCAGCCTTGCACTTTGGTGGCCAGAACGATCGAGGCGGCGCGACCGGGACACGGCAAGGCCTTCAAGGCGGCGGCCGCCGGGCGGCGCGGTGTCACCGCCTGGGTCGAGCGCCCGGGCACGCTGCGGCTGGGCGATACGCTGGTGTTGCATGTACCCGGACAGCGGGTCTGGCGTCCCTGA
- the sseA gene encoding 3-mercaptopyruvate sulfurtransferase — MPETSDDPHTLVSTDWLAAHLNDPDLRLLDASWHMPDAGRDGRAEYKDTHIPGARFFDIDEISDARSELPHMAPATEKFMSRMRAMGVGDGHQVVVYDSTGLFSAARVWWLFRLMGKRDVAVLDGGLKKWLAEGRETEDMPPVIRDRHMTTSRQNQMVRDVTQVARAAKLGDHTILDARGPGRFTGAEKEPRAGLRSGHIPGARNVHYATLLNADGTMKPVPALQKVFAEAGADLTRPVITTCGSGVTAAIINLALERIGNTDHALYDGSWSEWGMYPDLPIATGPAD, encoded by the coding sequence ATGCCAGAAACGTCCGACGATCCGCACACGCTGGTCAGCACCGACTGGCTGGCCGCCCACCTGAACGATCCCGACCTGCGCCTGCTCGACGCCTCGTGGCACATGCCGGACGCGGGCCGCGACGGGCGCGCCGAATATAAAGACACCCATATCCCCGGTGCCCGCTTCTTTGACATCGACGAGATCAGCGACGCCCGGTCCGAACTGCCCCACATGGCCCCCGCGACCGAAAAATTCATGTCCCGCATGCGTGCCATGGGCGTGGGCGACGGCCATCAGGTCGTGGTCTACGACAGCACGGGCCTGTTTTCCGCCGCCCGCGTCTGGTGGCTGTTCCGCCTGATGGGCAAGCGCGACGTCGCGGTCCTCGACGGTGGCCTGAAAAAATGGCTGGCCGAGGGACGCGAGACCGAGGACATGCCCCCCGTCATCCGCGACCGCCACATGACCACCAGCCGCCAGAACCAGATGGTGCGCGACGTGACACAGGTGGCCCGCGCGGCCAAGCTCGGCGATCACACGATCCTCGACGCGCGCGGCCCGGGCCGCTTCACGGGCGCGGAAAAGGAACCCCGCGCCGGCCTGCGCAGCGGCCATATCCCCGGCGCGCGCAACGTGCATTACGCGACGCTGCTGAACGCCGACGGCACGATGAAACCCGTCCCCGCCCTGCAAAAGGTCTTTGCCGAGGCCGGTGCCGATCTGACCAGACCGGTCATCACCACCTGCGGGTCCGGCGTGACCGCGGCGATCATCAATCTGGCGCTGGAACGGATCGGCAATACCGACCACGCGCTTTACGACGGGTCATGGTCCGAATGGGGCATGTATCCCGACCTTCCCATTGCAACCGGCCCTGCCGACTGA
- a CDS encoding metal-dependent hydrolase, giving the protein MFIAHLPAGYLATRALRPRLPRDQWGRLLAVALICSVLPDADLLWFYLVDHRQTEHHAYVTHWPLFWVALALAAVLLPWGRRRAAAQTLIGTGLICLLLHMAMDSFAATIFWLRPFSDLHLNVVEVPARFDWWVWNFIFHWTFAVEFAICITACVVAWQTRGTRNATQA; this is encoded by the coding sequence GTGTTCATCGCGCATCTCCCAGCCGGTTACCTCGCGACGCGGGCCCTGCGGCCGCGACTGCCCCGTGACCAGTGGGGCAGGCTGCTCGCGGTCGCCCTGATCTGTTCCGTGCTGCCCGACGCCGACCTGCTGTGGTTCTATTTGGTCGACCACCGCCAGACCGAGCATCATGCCTACGTGACCCACTGGCCCCTGTTCTGGGTGGCCCTCGCCCTTGCGGCGGTCCTGCTGCCATGGGGCCGCAGGCGGGCTGCGGCGCAGACCCTCATCGGCACGGGCCTGATCTGCCTGCTGCTGCACATGGCGATGGACAGCTTCGCCGCGACGATCTTCTGGCTGCGTCCATTCTCGGATCTGCATCTCAACGTGGTCGAGGTGCCCGCCCGCTTCGACTGGTGGGTGTGGAATTTCATCTTTCACTGGACCTTCGCGGTCGAGTTCGCGATCTGCATCACCGCGTGCGTCGTCGCGTGGCAAACGCGCGGCACGCGCAACGCCACGCAAGCCTAG
- the ftsH gene encoding ATP-dependent zinc metalloprotease FtsH — MGNARNIVFWVVLFLLVLTLFNLFSGGTNAGMSNSKSYSEFVSAVESDSVSSVTLDGEQVRYRGTDGRDYVAIKPADAEVTNLLIARDIPVTAKSQEQSPLSSFLIGLLPFVLLIGVWVFFMNRMQGGGKGGAMGFGKSKAKLLTEKHGRVTFDEVAGIDEAKDELEEIVEFLRNPQKFSRLGGKIPKGALLVGPPGTGKTLLARAIAGEAGVPFFTISGSDFVEMFVGVGASRVRDMFEQAKKNAPCIVFIDEIDAVGRSRGAGYGGGNDEREQTLNQLLVEMDGFEANEGIIIIAATNRPDVLDPALLRPGRFDRQVTVPNPDIKGREKILGVHARKVPLGPDVDLRIIARGTPGFSGADLANLVNESALMAARVGRRFVTMIDFESAKDKVMMGAERRSMVMTEDEKKLTAYHEAGHAVVGLNVPQHDPIHKATIIPRGRALGLVLSLPERDQLSVSYTKYTSKIAMAMGGRVAEELVFGKDQVTSGASSDIQQVSKIARAMVTQFGYAEELGFVDYANEQNSYLGNYGGGTNHSADTQKIIDDKVKSLVQEGYDTAMRILTEKRDDLERLAQGLLEYETLTGNEITRVIAGEALKRGEDLDDTPPSGGNAIPSVPKTRKQPKADGGMEPEPTA; from the coding sequence TTGGGCAACGCGCGTAACATCGTCTTTTGGGTCGTCCTGTTCCTGCTGGTTCTGACGCTGTTCAATCTGTTCAGTGGCGGCACCAATGCGGGGATGAGCAATTCCAAAAGTTATTCCGAATTCGTGAGTGCCGTTGAAAGCGACTCGGTCAGCAGCGTCACGCTGGATGGCGAGCAGGTTCGCTATCGCGGCACCGACGGTCGCGACTATGTCGCGATCAAGCCGGCGGATGCGGAAGTCACCAACCTGCTGATCGCGCGCGACATTCCCGTCACCGCGAAAAGCCAGGAACAATCGCCGCTGTCGAGCTTTCTGATCGGCCTGCTGCCCTTCGTGCTGCTGATCGGTGTCTGGGTGTTCTTCATGAACCGGATGCAGGGCGGCGGCAAAGGCGGTGCGATGGGCTTTGGCAAGTCCAAGGCAAAGCTTTTGACCGAAAAGCACGGTCGTGTGACCTTTGACGAGGTCGCGGGCATCGACGAGGCGAAGGACGAGCTGGAAGAGATCGTCGAATTCCTGCGCAACCCGCAGAAGTTCAGCCGGCTGGGTGGCAAGATCCCCAAGGGTGCGCTGCTGGTTGGCCCTCCGGGCACCGGTAAGACGCTGCTGGCCCGCGCCATTGCGGGCGAGGCGGGTGTGCCGTTCTTCACGATCTCGGGTTCCGACTTTGTCGAGATGTTCGTGGGTGTCGGTGCCAGCCGGGTGCGCGACATGTTCGAGCAGGCGAAGAAGAACGCGCCCTGCATCGTCTTCATCGACGAAATCGACGCCGTGGGCCGGTCCCGTGGTGCCGGTTACGGTGGCGGCAACGACGAGCGCGAGCAGACGTTGAACCAGCTCTTGGTCGAGATGGACGGTTTCGAAGCGAACGAGGGCATCATCATCATCGCGGCCACCAACCGGCCCGACGTGCTGGACCCCGCGCTGCTGCGCCCCGGTCGTTTCGACCGGCAGGTCACGGTGCCGAATCCCGACATCAAGGGCCGCGAGAAGATCCTTGGCGTCCATGCGCGCAAGGTGCCGCTGGGTCCCGATGTGGACCTGCGCATCATCGCGCGCGGAACACCTGGTTTCTCCGGTGCTGACCTTGCGAACCTCGTGAACGAAAGCGCGCTGATGGCGGCCCGCGTGGGACGCCGGTTCGTGACGATGATCGACTTCGAATCGGCCAAAGACAAGGTCATGATGGGCGCGGAGCGTCGCAGCATGGTGATGACCGAAGACGAGAAGAAGCTGACTGCCTACCATGAAGCCGGTCACGCCGTCGTCGGCCTGAACGTGCCGCAGCACGACCCGATCCACAAGGCGACGATCATTCCGCGCGGCCGTGCGCTGGGTCTGGTGTTGAGCTTGCCGGAGCGGGACCAGTTGTCGGTGAGCTACACGAAGTATACCTCCAAGATCGCCATGGCGATGGGCGGCCGTGTGGCCGAGGAGCTGGTGTTCGGCAAGGATCAGGTGACCTCGGGTGCATCGTCTGACATCCAGCAGGTGTCGAAGATCGCCCGTGCGATGGTCACGCAGTTCGGCTATGCCGAAGAGCTGGGTTTCGTGGATTACGCCAACGAGCAGAACTCCTATCTGGGGAACTACGGTGGCGGCACGAACCATTCGGCGGATACCCAGAAGATCATCGACGACAAGGTGAAATCGCTGGTGCAGGAAGGCTATGACACCGCGATGCGCATCCTGACCGAGAAGCGCGACGATCTGGAGCGCCTGGCGCAGGGCCTGCTGGAATACGAGACGCTGACCGGCAACGAGATCACGCGCGTCATCGCCGGCGAGGCGCTGAAGCGGGGCGAGGATCTGGACGACACGCCGCCGTCTGGCGGGAACGCGATCCCCTCAGTGCCCAAGACGCGCAAGCAGCCGAAGGCGGACGGCGGGATGGAGCCGGAACCGACCGCCTGA
- a CDS encoding winged helix-turn-helix domain-containing protein translates to MSVSVLANDAARRVFLDRHGLGRDAGQSAGAVIADLGFVQVDSVNTFARAHDLILWARHGRYRPEALDRLLARDRAVFEHWTHDAAVIPMDLWPHWRLRFARDAARLESRWEIDRPAGFGGQVDTVLRQIADHGACTSGEVGVDEVRSGGGWWEWHPSKTALEYLWRSGQVSVLRRDGFRKVYDLTERVIPDAVRAVPGDAAATIDWLCGAALDRLGFATSGEIAAFWAVVTPAEARDWCQAALAASEAIPLDVTGHDGKRRRCIVRADVADTVPDVPGRVRILSPFDPALRDRKRAEWLFGFHYRIEIFVPAPRRRYGYYVFPVWEGTGAIGRIDMARQGAVLAVRAFWPEAGVAMGQGRLARLQAELARAARFGGCETVDYAEGWLRNGG, encoded by the coding sequence ATGAGCGTGTCGGTGCTGGCGAACGATGCCGCGCGGCGGGTATTTCTGGACCGTCACGGTCTGGGGCGTGACGCGGGGCAGAGTGCGGGGGCGGTGATCGCGGATCTGGGATTCGTGCAGGTGGACAGCGTGAACACCTTTGCCCGCGCCCATGACCTGATCCTGTGGGCACGTCATGGGCGGTATCGGCCAGAGGCGCTGGACCGGCTGCTGGCCCGCGACCGGGCCGTGTTCGAACATTGGACCCACGATGCCGCCGTGATCCCGATGGACCTGTGGCCGCACTGGCGGCTGCGGTTCGCCCGCGATGCAGCAAGGCTGGAGAGCCGGTGGGAGATCGACCGGCCCGCGGGCTTTGGCGGGCAGGTGGACACGGTGCTGCGCCAGATCGCGGACCACGGCGCCTGCACCTCTGGCGAGGTGGGGGTGGACGAGGTGCGCAGCGGCGGTGGCTGGTGGGAGTGGCATCCCAGCAAGACCGCGCTGGAATATCTGTGGCGCAGCGGTCAGGTCTCTGTCCTGCGGCGCGACGGGTTCCGCAAGGTCTATGACCTGACCGAGCGGGTGATTCCGGATGCCGTGCGCGCGGTACCAGGCGATGCGGCGGCGACGATCGACTGGCTCTGCGGTGCGGCCCTCGACCGGCTGGGATTCGCCACCAGCGGCGAAATCGCGGCCTTCTGGGCCGTGGTGACGCCCGCCGAGGCGCGCGACTGGTGTCAGGCGGCGCTGGCCGCGAGCGAGGCGATCCCGCTGGACGTGACGGGGCACGACGGCAAACGGCGGCGCTGCATCGTGCGGGCGGATGTGGCCGACACGGTGCCGGACGTGCCCGGTCGGGTGAGGATCCTGTCGCCTTTCGATCCCGCCCTGCGGGATCGCAAACGGGCGGAGTGGTTGTTCGGGTTTCATTACCGGATCGAGATCTTCGTGCCCGCGCCCCGGCGCAGGTATGGCTATTACGTTTTTCCGGTCTGGGAAGGCACAGGTGCCATCGGACGCATCGACATGGCCCGGCAGGGCGCGGTGCTGGCGGTCCGCGCCTTCTGGCCGGAGGCGGGTGTTGCAATGGGGCAGGGGCGATTGGCGCGGTTGCAGGCGGAACTGGCGCGGGCCGCGCGGTTCGGCGGTTGCGAGACCGTGGATTATGCAGAGGGTTGGCTGCGGAACGGGGGGTGA
- a CDS encoding ion channel, whose translation MLIQIALGSALVLISILIAGGSYWVMELVLHRLHPWLARRPHRPKLALVLSMTAIWVLAQMTVGVWIWALALRGLEIFGTLEEAVYFALVAFTTLGLGDVLLPQDWRLLAGMAATNGLLNIGLTTALMLDSLRSIRAGQMAP comes from the coding sequence ATGCTGATCCAGATTGCCCTTGGCAGCGCGTTGGTGCTGATCTCGATCCTGATCGCGGGGGGCAGCTATTGGGTGATGGAACTGGTGCTGCACCGGCTGCATCCGTGGCTGGCGCGTCGGCCGCACCGGCCCAAGCTGGCGCTGGTGCTGAGCATGACGGCGATCTGGGTGCTGGCGCAGATGACCGTGGGTGTGTGGATCTGGGCGCTGGCCTTGCGCGGGCTGGAGATTTTCGGGACGCTGGAGGAAGCGGTCTATTTCGCGCTGGTGGCCTTCACCACGCTGGGGTTGGGCGACGTGCTGCTGCCGCAGGACTGGCGGTTGCTGGCGGGGATGGCGGCGACGAACGGGCTTTTGAACATCGGGCTGACGACGGCGCTGATGCTGGACAGCCTGCGCAGCATCCGCGCCGGGCAGATGGCGCCATGA
- the smpB gene encoding SsrA-binding protein SmpB, producing the protein MASKSDNKNYKVVAENRRARYDFEIQEDLEVGIILHGSEVKSLRVGQSNIADSYASVDNGELWLTNSYIAPYEQAMFGHEARAKRKLLVKSRELARLWNATKREGMTLVPLVMYFNDRGLVKLKIAIAKGKKNHDKRASDAKRDWARQKQRILKTHD; encoded by the coding sequence ATGGCCAGCAAATCCGACAACAAGAACTACAAGGTCGTCGCCGAAAACCGGCGCGCCCGTTATGATTTCGAGATCCAGGAGGATCTGGAGGTCGGCATCATCCTGCACGGATCAGAGGTCAAATCCCTCCGCGTGGGCCAGTCGAACATTGCCGACAGCTATGCCTCCGTGGACAACGGCGAACTCTGGCTGACCAACAGCTATATCGCGCCCTACGAACAGGCCATGTTCGGGCACGAGGCACGCGCCAAGCGCAAGCTGCTGGTGAAATCCCGCGAACTCGCCCGCCTGTGGAACGCGACCAAGCGCGAGGGCATGACCCTTGTCCCGCTGGTCATGTACTTCAACGACCGCGGGTTGGTGAAGCTGAAGATCGCCATCGCCAAGGGCAAGAAAAACCACGACAAGCGCGCCTCTGACGCGAAACGCGACTGGGCGCGGCAGAAACAGCGCATCCTCAAGACGCACGACTGA
- the pdeM gene encoding ligase-associated DNA damage response endonuclease PdeM, with the protein MNSHSFTFGEHRLTALPSGALWWADRRLLCISDMHLCKSDRIARRSGQMLPPYETQETLSKLAHDIALMAPETVLCLGDSFDDLMAAESLSPTDTDTLASLQAGRRWLWLEGNHDPGPLTFGGTHLAVHTDGGLTFRHIASHTALEISGHYHPKHAIPGAGGARACFLTDGTRLILPAFGAYTGGLRATDPVLARLFTGQTVAILTGHRALCVPLARSTSAAPSRRLRHSKQ; encoded by the coding sequence ATGAACAGTCATTCCTTTACATTTGGTGAACACCGCCTGACGGCCCTGCCGTCGGGCGCGCTCTGGTGGGCCGACCGCCGCCTGCTCTGCATCTCGGACATGCACCTGTGCAAGTCGGACCGGATCGCGCGCCGCTCCGGACAAATGCTGCCGCCCTACGAGACTCAGGAGACCCTCTCGAAACTGGCGCATGATATCGCCTTGATGGCACCAGAGACCGTTCTTTGCCTCGGCGACAGCTTCGACGACCTGATGGCCGCCGAAAGCCTCTCGCCCACCGACACGGACACCCTCGCCAGCCTGCAGGCCGGGCGCCGCTGGCTCTGGCTCGAAGGGAACCACGATCCGGGTCCGCTGACCTTTGGCGGGACCCACCTGGCCGTCCACACCGACGGCGGTCTGACGTTCCGCCACATCGCAAGCCACACCGCGCTGGAAATCTCGGGACATTACCACCCGAAACACGCCATCCCCGGCGCGGGCGGCGCGCGCGCCTGCTTCCTCACCGACGGCACCCGCCTGATCCTGCCCGCGTTTGGTGCCTATACCGGCGGCCTGCGGGCGACGGACCCCGTCCTCGCCCGCCTCTTCACCGGACAGACCGTGGCGATCCTGACAGGGCACCGCGCGCTCTGCGTGCCGCTCGCCCGGTCAACGTCCGCAGCGCCGTCGCGGCGCCTGCGCCACAGCAAGCAGTAG
- a CDS encoding amino acid aminotransferase, protein MFQTLKAQPADKILSLMQTYKADPRDDKIDLGVGVYKDASGNTPVMRAVKEAERRLVADQTTKAYVGLAGDPAFADAMIDLLLSDTLPRDRIAAIATPGGTGAIRQALEMVKLAAPEATVWISNPTWPNHPSIIKFLRMKVREYRYFDEATRGVDFDGMIADLGTVAEGDVVLLHGCCHNPTGANPTADQWDTIIKTLQDAKAVPLVDVAYQGFGDGLEEDAAATRKIASAFPNLMIAASCSKNFGIYRERTGILMGIARDEAEAKLTQANLNFLNRQNYSFPPDHGARVVTTILTDPALRADWEAELEDTRNTMLDLRQQLADELRRLSNDDRFDFIADHRGMFSRLGTTEDKVETLRADHGIYMVSDSRMNIAGLNAQTVPILAQAIVDAGI, encoded by the coding sequence ATGTTCCAGACGCTCAAGGCGCAACCCGCCGACAAGATCCTGTCCCTGATGCAGACCTACAAGGCGGACCCCCGCGACGACAAGATCGACCTTGGCGTCGGCGTCTACAAGGACGCCAGCGGCAACACGCCGGTCATGCGCGCGGTGAAAGAGGCAGAACGCCGCCTCGTCGCCGACCAGACCACCAAGGCCTACGTGGGCTTGGCCGGTGATCCGGCCTTTGCCGACGCGATGATCGACCTGCTGCTGTCGGACACCCTGCCCCGCGACCGCATCGCCGCCATCGCGACCCCCGGTGGCACCGGTGCGATCCGTCAGGCGCTGGAAATGGTCAAGCTCGCCGCGCCCGAGGCGACCGTCTGGATCAGCAACCCGACCTGGCCGAACCACCCGTCGATCATCAAGTTCCTCCGCATGAAGGTCCGTGAATACCGCTACTTTGACGAGGCCACGCGCGGCGTCGATTTCGACGGCATGATCGCCGATCTGGGCACCGTGGCCGAGGGCGACGTCGTCCTGCTGCACGGCTGCTGTCACAACCCGACCGGCGCCAACCCGACGGCGGACCAGTGGGACACCATCATCAAGACCCTGCAGGACGCAAAGGCCGTGCCGCTGGTCGACGTGGCCTATCAGGGCTTTGGCGACGGGCTGGAAGAAGACGCCGCCGCCACCCGCAAGATCGCGAGCGCCTTCCCGAACCTGATGATCGCAGCGTCGTGTTCCAAGAACTTCGGCATCTACCGCGAGCGGACCGGCATCCTGATGGGCATCGCCCGCGACGAGGCCGAGGCAAAGCTGACGCAGGCCAACCTCAACTTCCTGAACCGTCAGAACTACTCCTTCCCGCCCGATCACGGTGCCCGTGTCGTCACCACGATCCTGACCGACCCCGCCCTGCGCGCCGACTGGGAGGCGGAACTGGAAGACACCCGCAACACCATGCTCGACCTGCGCCAACAGCTCGCGGACGAGCTGCGCCGTCTGTCCAACGACGACCGCTTCGATTTCATCGCGGACCACCGCGGCATGTTCAGCCGCCTCGGCACGACCGAAGACAAGGTCGAGACGCTGCGCGCCGACCACGGCATCTACATGGTCAGCGACAGCCGCATGAACATCGCCGGCCTGAACGCCCAGACCGTGCCGATTCTGGCGCAGGCCATCGTCGACGCCGGTATCTGA